Proteins encoded in a region of the Ziziphus jujuba cultivar Dongzao chromosome 3, ASM3175591v1 genome:
- the LOC107423283 gene encoding probable aspartic proteinase GIP2 gives MASFYHYSFSFLLFCSLLFPILSPSIASTTSSRTKALVLPVTKDSATLQYLTHISQRTPLVPVKLTLDLGGQFLWVDCDQDYVSSTYKPAICDSAPCNLAQSKSCSESCFSDRPKPGCYNNTCSLFPDNSVTKTGTIGQFGQDIVSVQSTDGSNLGKMVSVSNFLFTCGSTFLLEGLANDVKGMAGLGRTKIGLPSQFSSAFSFDRKFAICLSSSTTSNGVVFFGAGPYVLNPGIDVSRSLTYTRLFINPVSTAASYFEGEKSSEYFIGVKSIKINNKVVRFNTSLLNIDKNGNGGTKISTVNPYTVLETSIYKAVVGAFVKALAKVPRVAAVAPFGACFDSNHIDVTRVGPAVPSIDLVLQSEDVVWNIYGANSMVQVNENVSCLGFVDGGIEPVTSIVIGGHQLENNLLQFDIANNRLGFSSSLFFMRTTCSNFNFKSNSA, from the coding sequence ATGGCTTCCTTCTACCACTACTCTTTCAGTTTCCTTCTCTTCTGTTCTCTTCTCTTTCCCATATTATCTCCCTCCATAGCCAGCACTACTTCTTCCAGAACCAAGGCTTTAGTTTTGCCTGTGACTAAAGACTCTGCCACCCTCCAATACCTTACCCATATAAGCCAAAGGACACCTCTAGTCCCAGTTAAACTAACACTAGACCTTGGGGGTCAATTCCTTTGGGTAGATTGTGACCAAGACTATGTCTCGTCCACCTATAAGCCTGCAATTTGCGACTCAGCTCCTTGCAACCTTGCTCAATCCAAGTCTTGTTCTGAGTCCTGCTTTTCTGATCGTCCTAAACCAGGCTGTTATAATAACACTTGCAGTCTCTTCCCTGATAATAGTGTTACTAAAACCGGCACCATTGGTCAGTTTGGCCAAGACATTGTCTCGGTTCAATCCACCGATGGGTCTAACCTCGGTAAGATGGTTTCTGTGTCCAACTTCTTATTCACTTGCGGCTCAACTTTCCTTTTGGAAGGCTTGGCTAATGATGTCAAGGGTATGGCCGGTCTAGGAAGGACTAAAATTGGCCTTCCTTCCCAATTTTCTTCAGCTTTTAGCTTCGATAGGAAGTTCGCCATTTGCTTGAGCTCTTCAACAACATCTAATGGTGTCGTATTCTTCGGTGCTGGGCCTTATGTATTGAATCCCGGTATTGATGTCTCTAGGTCACTTACCTATACTCGGCTCTTCATCAACCCTGTAAGCACAGCAGCGTCTTACTTTGAAGGCGAAAAGTCTTCGGAGTATTTCATTGGAGTAAAGTCcataaaaatcaataacaaaGTTGTCCGTTTCAATACTTCTTTGCTAAACATTGACAAAAATGGCAATGGAGGAACGAAGATTAGCACAGTCAATCCCTATACAGTATTAGAAACCTCCATTTACAAAGCTGTGGTTGGTGCATTTGTGAAAGCACTGGCTAAAGTCCCGAGGGTAGCAGCTGTGGCACCCTTTGGAGCTTGCTTCGACTCGAACCACATCGATGTTACTCGAGTCGGTCCTGCTGTGCCGTCCATTGATCTTGTCCTGCAGAGTGAAGATGTGGTGTGGAACATATATGGAGCCAACTCTATGGTTCAGGTTAATGAAAATGTTAGTTGTCTTGGATTTGTTGATGGTGGAATAGAACCAGTGACTTCAATTGTGATTGGTGGGCATCAATTGGAAAACAATCTTCTTCAATTTGATATAGCAAACAACAGGCTTGGATTCAGCTCCTCACTGTTCTTCATGAGAACTACTTGCTccaactttaattttaaaagtaacaGTGCTTAG
- the LOC132803172 gene encoding probable aspartic proteinase GIP2: protein MASFHHYFFSFLLFCSLLFPILSPSIASTTSSRTKALVSPVAKDSATLQYLTHISQRTPLVPVKLTLNLGGQFLWVDCDQDYVSSTYKPAICDSAPCNLAQSKSCSESCFSNRPKPCYYNNTCSLFPDNSVTKTGTIGQFGQDIVSVQSTDGSNLGKVVSVSNFLFTCGSTFLLEGLANGVKGMAGLGRTKIGLPSQFSSAFSFDRKFAICLSSSTTSNGVVFFGAGPYVLNPDIDVSRSLTYTRLVINPVSTAASYFEGEKSSEYFIGVKSIKINNKVVRFNTSLLNIDKNGNGGTKISTVNPYTVLETSIYKAVVGAFVKALAKVPRVAAVAPFGACFDSNHIDVTLIQPRFLLTFKGKSSRKVFHNHI from the coding sequence ATGGCTTCCTTCCACCACTACTTTTTCAGTTTCCTTCTCTTCTGTTCTCTTCTCTTTCCCATATTATCTCCTTCCATAGCCAGCACTACTTCTTCCAGAACCAAAGCTTTAGTTTCGCCTGTGGCTAAAGACTCTGCCACACTCCAATACCTTACCCATATAAGCCAAAGGACACCTCTAGTCCCAGTTAAACTAACACTAAACCTTGGGGGTCAATTCCTTTGGGTAGATTGTGACCAAGACTATGTCTCGTCCACCTATAAGCCTGCAATTTGCGACTCAGCTCCTTGCAACCTTGCTCAATCCAAGTCTTGTTCTGAGTCCTGCTTTTCTAATCGTCCTAAACCATGCTATTATAATAACACTTGCAGTCTCTTCCCTGATAATAGTGTTACTAAAACCGGCACCATTGGTCAGTTTGGCCAAGACATTGTCTCCGTTCAATCCACCGATGGGTCTAACCTCGGTAAGGTGGTTTCTGTGTCCAACTTCTTATTCACTTGCGGCTCAACTTTCCTTTTGGAAGGCTTGGCTAATGGTGTCAAGGGTATGGCCGGTCTAGGAAGGACTAAAATTGGCCTTCCTTCCCAATTTTCTTCAGCTTTTAGCTTCGATAGGAAGTTCGCCATTTGCTTGAGCTCTTCAACAACATCTAATGGTGTCGTATTCTTCGGTGCTGGGCCTTATGTATTGAATCCCGATATTGATGTCTCTAGGTCACTTACCTATACTCGGCTCGTCATCAACCCTGTAAGCACAGCAGCGTCTTACTTTGAAGGCGAAAAGTCTTCGGAGTATTTCATTGGAGTAAAGTCcataaaaatcaataacaaaGTTGTCCGTTTCAATACTTCATTGCTAAACATTGACAAAAATGGCAATGGAGGAACGAAGATTAGCACAGTCAATCCCTATACAGTATTAGAAACCTCCATTTACAAAGCTGTGGTTGGTGCATTTGTGAAAGCACTGGCTAAAGTCCCGAGGGTAGCAGCTGTGGCACCCTTTGGAGCTTGCTTCGACTCGAACCACATCGATGTTACTCTAATCCAGCCACGTTTTCTTCTGACTTTTAAAGGAAAGTCTAGTAGGAAGGTTTTCCACAACCACATATGA